CTGTTTAGTCCCGGTAGTCTTTTAATACAGTTTATGTTGTAGAGTCActgtcaaatattttcatttttatggtcTGAAGGCTGTGTTGAATGAAGCTTTCTGAAACTGGCCTTTCAGAGAATCTCATGTCCCGTGGTCTAGTGGACCGGTTCTTTTTTATCGAATTTTGAATGGTATCTGATGTAAAGTAATAGACTATAGGGTCAAAACAGCAGTTTGAAACAGCGATGCACAGAGTGATAGGGTACATAGTCCTGACTGCAGTTACCACTGAACAATTAATCCAGGTCTGTGTTCTCATAAGGGAGTAAAGTATTAAGGTGATGTTATAAggcacaaagcagaagcagaataTCACCAAATGGACAAAAATCATTTTGAGTACCTTTTTCTTGCTTAATTTATTCCGACTTAATGTAAGCGGTTTATTTAAAGTCCGTAAGACCATAGTAGAGCAGGTCACGTTCAAGATGAGTggaataaaaaacccaactatttcAATGAAGATAACAATCCGGGATAGGTAGGTTTTCCATGTGTCCtctgaaaagttttcaaaacacGTTCTTTGTTCGGTATTATTACGGTGGTTTGTAGACTGGAAAAAGCTTGCTGGTGTGCTGCCTGCTAACACAGTTATCCATACTGCAGCGCAGACGATTTTTGCGTTCCTTTTGGTTCGGAGGGTCTTAGATCGAAAGGGGTGTACTATAGCTAAAAAGCGATCTACGCTTATGcaagtcagaaataaaatgctcCCGTACATGTTTGTATAAAAGAGGGTGACAGAAATCTTGCAAAGAATGTCTCCAAATGGCCAGTTTCTCGCTACAAAGTAATAAATCCTGAAGGGTAATGTAAACACAAAAAGCAGATCCGATATTGCTAAATTAAGCATGTAAGTTGTAGTCTCGTTTCGCATTTTTAATGTACAAGTAAAAATGTAGATAGCAACACAGTTTGCTATGAGGCCAAGAACAAACACCATACTAAAGATACACCCATATAAAGTATATTTAAAGGAGTCCTCAGTGGAACAACTAGAGCTTACCATTATAATGGTATGTTTAAAATTCCTGTGATTTGGAGGTTTCTCTGGTATttttattgcaactttttttaaattccagaaaaACTTGCAGATGTATTTGAACTGTGTGCTTTGGTAAGTTTGTTGCACTGTAAAGCTTCAGAGAAGAAACACAAGCTCTGTAGCAGGGGAGTACATCTCCAGCAGTAATCACCAGGAGCTCACTCTTCTCTTCCAAGTGCTATTTGTAATCACATAGCCAGACTTCAAAAGTCAAAACCCATGTCATTTGTGGCAGATGAGATCTTCCCAAAGCTTGCTTAGTTCCATTTTCCCCCTTGATTCAGTGAAGCCGTTGTAGAACTTTCTGCTTTATTCTCGGCTGCAGATCATGATGGCAAAGCCTTGTCCAAATTTACTGGGAACGTGTGCTTTAGAAAACGATTTCCTGGACGCCGCAAAGTGTTGGCACTTGCATTTCTCCCTCAGCCTTCTTTCTGTAAAACGAGCTTTTCGGCTCCGCCGAGCCCTTGCTCACTCGCGGGAAGCAAGCTGCTTGCGAGGGCAGAAACGAAATTCCAGAGCGTGTTGGTTCCTGCAGAGCACGGCCCTCGCGTCCTGCACCCGGCAGCCTCTCGCCAGCCCAGCTCCttctggagaggagagaaaagagctcAGGCAATTTGTAGCGTGACATCACAGGAAGAAGAGGTTGGACTCGCTGAAGAATGGTTTCAGTTCAGTTTGTTTGCCTTCCCCTAATCTGATAATGTGTCTGCTGGGACTGTACCTTTGCAGGCGAGCAAATGGTCACCAGCagagtgctgcagctgcagcctcctgTTAACTCTTTCCCTACTCCCTGAAAGGTCCTTTGTCAATGTTGCTGGAGTCCAAAAGCTTCAtcacaaaatctttttcttcagttACGAGGAGAGTTTTCAGTGTCCAAATAACTCTCGCACCTTAAAGTTCCTGTTTTTCTTTGGAGATAGTAGTAATTAtgagattttatattttatgtaggATTGAACTAACGTTACATTTTTTGATAGATGTCTTTGCTTGTGATAACACGTTAATCGCCAGAAATCAGCTCAGTAGTTCTCTTTTGATTCCCTCAATGCACTAGTACAAACCACAGGAGGGACAAAGTAACATTGATAGGTGATTAAATAATTTCACCAAATAATTACCGAAAGAGAAGCATAAAGGTTATGAACCTGTGGGTTGCTCTTACATATTCCTAGACTGAGATGTCTTGCAGTGGGAGGAGAGATTTTTAACTTGTTCCGTATTAGAAGGCATATCCCAAGCTCTCTTTCTAATCAGAAAGATGGTTCTTTTtacaaaaaacaatttttaaaaaattttgtggtacagaaagcattttcttcagaaagcatgTACTATATAAGTACACAATTAATATACCAAACTGCAGACTGCACCATGCAATTGTTTCTGATAATTTAAAGGGGGCCAGTTATCGCACATGCACAAAATACTCCCATTCGTCACTGATTAATGAAACGAAAACATGTTGTAACTAATTAAATTgttaagtaaatattaaaaaaagcagctcttaTTGCCTTTAGGGGCAGATATGAGATAAATCTCAGTTTAGACAGACTCATTTATTTAACAACAGCTTGGACAGACTCACTTCTGGCATCAAAACCAGTCTATTTCTAAGTCTTAGAATAACAAATCTCTTCATATCTGGCTGGGTGGCATGGTTCTTTTGAACTAGATTTTAATCAGTTGTACCTAAGCAAGGCTCTGGGCAAAACCTTTCTAGTCTGCTGTAAAGAAGAGTAAATAATAGCACTTCACAGGGTTTTGGCGTAGTTTCTTAAGGTAAGGTATGTCAGACAAAATTCAGAAACATGCAAAAATGGGTCTTGCTTATTTTACTTCAAGTTTTCTTGATAAGTCTCTTCTGTGAAACTCTTTCACCTTGATTTTGAGGTGAAATCAAGCAGTTTCACTGCAATAGGCTACAACCACAAGAAATCTTTCTGACTATTTTTGAAATTTATACTTAACCATAAAGTGTAGCGCATTTTCCACTTCCAAGTcagcaagaaatgaaaatgtgagcTTGGAAGAGTCTCTTGTGTGTCCAACTTAACTTGTACCTTAGCATAAAGTTGCCTTACCTGGCTTTGGTCGCAAAAGCAGTTGTCACGTGgttaaattttgtttctattcCCGGCAGCCTTGCACGGTGAAAGGGGGAGTTTTCCTGCAAGAGTCCATGAGTTCTGCATTGGGCCTTGAGAGCTCTGAGCTCAGTTTTCCCACTCCGGCTTTGTTTGCGCAGGAAAACTGTGAGGCAGGCTCAGTTACTGGAATGAAAATCCCTGAAGTACAGAAATTTGACATCACATGTCGAAACCTCAGGCAATATTTCATGTTTAGAGAGAGAAATGAATGGAAATGAGTAGGTCTCTCTTAGTCATCAGTACTTGATTTTCTGTTTGGGCGAAGATGTGGGTGCACAGAGAAAGGACGGGGATGTCTGACCAGGGGCACTGTCCATTTTACCATGGTAGATGTGTTTCAGAGCAATCATCAAGGTGCATCCTCAGCCTTCAGTTTGTCCGTCAGAGCCCCTGCCTCGCTGTGGCCTGTGTTAATGCTCCTGTTACGAAATGTGGGCACTACTTAAGGCTGTATTTTAGGGGCTTGGGTATATGCTTCTGCTGTCTTTGGGACTTTCTCTTGCCCCTGCACCTTTTTGGTGCAGAACAGTAGGTGCACCTTATTCTAATTGAAGAAGTAAGTGATATTTGTATGCTTCCAGAAATAGCATTAAGCTGCAACATTTCTCCACCtgcagaagaaaatttgaaaaccCCAAGttgacagatttttattttgtatcacGTTTCAGTGAGGAGGTGTGTATGACAGAGTGGGCAGCCTGATTCATTTTAGTGTAAAAGCATGAATGGCAAAGGTGAATTGCATACCCCTTTTCTTAAATTAGATGTGGCTGATTGTTGTCAagcagtgttttaatttgtgtgaGCTTCTCCAAGCTGAAGAACCTGCATTAGTGCACCATGAGCTGTAGGAGTCGAGAGCAGCTTCCCTTCTGGCTGGGCTCCAGCACGAGCGGGGAGGAAACTTCATCGCGTGCTTTCCTTTTGTTGGATCACATTTCAAGATGTTGGGCTCTGTGCTGTCAGATTTGGAAAAGCCTTCAGTAAGCcccaatgctttaaaaaataaaaaaaagtgtatcaGTTATTATGGAGGAAGAATTGATGTGGCAATGACCTTGCTTATGCTCCTTCACCATGGGCAAATTTTCCtttgggatggggaggggagataggcaggaggaagcagctgcagggagggccCTGTATgctgagggttgtttttttttctctaaaggaaATGATGCTGCCACTGCAGGGAGATGTATATGTAAATCTGTCTGCATCAGAGACGGGAATGAGTTAGGACCTGTCGTTTGTTGCTAGTGTGAGATGAGCAAAGACTGCATTTCCATCAGCAGGCTTCCTGTGGCTCTTGAAGAGGCATTGAAGGCAGACTGAGCATGAGCTCCTTAAAGCTAAGAGCTGATGAGATGCTTGAAATCATCTCTCACTTCAGCAGTGAACAGATTTCATACACTCCTTCGGTTGGTTACCACTTAACTCTGCTTATACGAGTTTAGATATCCGAGTTTAGATATCTAGGACTCTTCAGACCCTTGAGCAATCTTGGATTTGTGTGGCAAACCTATTCCAGCGTTGAACAGGGGGTCAGAAGGAGAAGTCCTTATAACCCTAGCAGTGTGCTAGTAGAGCGGCTGTAGGACACTGCCACcaacagctgctgcttcctcctaCCCCTGGATGCCACAGAGTTAGATACTTGCTCTCGTttaggacacaggggcaggatcCCTTAAATTCAGAAGTCCAAGTTGAGtggtaaagaaatatttcactgaaataaaacaagtatCAGAAGACTTTCCAAGCCTTTGGAGTTGTTTTGACCAGTCTTGTGTGTTCCTCTGGTGTTACCCTAGTGTTCAGTGCTGGAATCAAACAGGAGTTGTGGTCAAaggtgaaattaattttgaacttGTCTTGTGTACCACATTTAGTCTGGCACTGATGCTACTACTAAAAGCTCTTActtacttcagaggaaaaaaccaacttCAACATTAATAATATTGTAATAAATACTTACAGTGCTTCCAAAGCCAGAGTATGCATTGTTAAATGAAGGGTGTCAGATGCACAAAATGCTGTATGTAACTTAATTATTCTATAACTGATGTTACTGCTTTTAGAGGCACGACTGTATCATGGTACAGGCATTTGTTCTCACTTCAGTTAAGCAAACTTAGGCAAAAAAACTTGTGCTATCTGTTGCAGTGAAGACAAATGCTGGCAGGACAGTATTTTCTTCGCCCTAAGTGTTGTTATTGATCCAGTCATTTTCATGGGTTTTAGCATTTTTAGTCTATTTACTGGAGTTTCTCTTTGAGCGTGTGTATGTACAGGAAGGAATTTATTACGGTTGAGATGTagggctgggagccaggaagTCTGTTTCTGGCTGTGCCACAGACTTTCTGTTCCAGTCCTGGCAAAGTTTTCTATGACTTTGTGCTTTACCTTCCCTCTGTGTAAGAGCTTGTTCACTTCCCCACTGGGATGCGAGGCCATCTTAATTGTTATAGTTTGAAGTCCTTGGATGGAGAATCCTTTAATAAATACGATATTGAGATAATTACAGTGGCTAGTGAATGCGATAAAAATGTAGGAAGATAAAAATGTAggattaaaattttgtatttttagattAGATTTCTGCCAAGCGAAAGGCTCTATTAAGAGACTTAGCCTTAACTTCATTCAACTCCATAAGTCTGTGGGGAAGTAGGTGCAGAgaaagcagggctgggaactgtgaCATTCTCAGGTACCTTTcaggagctgcctgctcagaCACTCCTAAGTCGCTGTAAGATTGCTTCTGGCTTAGTAAGTGGCTTAGTGCCTTCTAAAATGCAATGATGGTATCCACCTACAGAGACAGTGTGAAGTAGTTAGCGCACTGAAAATTTCCTTTCCCCCCCACTTAAAAATTTTCCAGTGTAGTGGGCAAGTCTTTAAATGAGCATTATAAGACTTATGGTGAACAGACTATTTTTATCTAGCCAGACTAATCCTGCATGACTATTGCATAGCCAGTTAAAGACTCCTCCATTTCAGGAAACTTGTTAGCTTAATGCAAATGAAACTACACATACAAATTACAAGTAAAAGTTAAGAGAAAACTGtaatattttccacagaaagtttGACTGACCTTTTAGAACAGTTTTCCTGATTAGTTTTGGGTTTACTAGCTATGTTCTAATACATAGCTgccaaaaatctttcaaataataataaaaaaaaaaggggggcaagAGAAGCTAAAGTATTTGTGCTGTGAGTCTGTTAGGCGCtctaagttaaaataatttttctatgtGTGTAATTGCTTAAAGAGGCAAAAGGAAGCTCAGTTCTTCATTCCTGTGCATTTGAAATACTTCTCTTTTATCTTTAGAATTGTTTCAATTTCCTTTATAGGAAACACAActgctcctctcctgcttgcagaaagaggaaacaaTTTCTCTCCTTTTGTATAAATTCAGGCTGCTagagtcctttttttccctctactctTGCATTCGTGGAGAGGAGGGCTTTTGAAACCCAAATGTATGTATAGCAAAGGTATTTTGTTGTTGCAATTTCTCTAAATAACTTGAGAACAATGGATTGCTTTGgttctttgttcttaaaaatatgtGCAATGAAAATGACAATCATACTTTACGAAATGCCACTTTTAGTCAAATTCTAGTTCTAAAACACTTCCTCACAGTATTTGTTGCATATCTGTGTATGAGTAAGCAGTTTCTTTGAACTACAGTTATATGTAGTCCCTTCCTTGCTGTTTCCTATACTGTCCTTACATACCTAGTATTATAAAGAGAAGTGGACTACAGAGAACATGTTTTTACTTAAGGAATACTATGTCAAAGCTGATAtaggcagaaaggaaaaccaacaTGTGttgattaataatttttaagcaaCTAAGAGGCAAATAAGTATATTCTGTTGCTTTCCTAGCTGGAACCCTCTCCTCTGAAGTGGAATTTTGGATCTAAAGTGCTGCTGTTGGGACTGTGTTCAGTTATCACAGTATCCCTTAGCATAATATAGTCCTTCAGAATGCTTGCAAGTCTACTTGAAGCTTTCTAAATACTCTAACTTACAGGGGAATTTCTTACAAGAATGAGAAAATGGGagaatctttaaaaatactactaATTTGACATTCTTTTTCTTGTTTCGTTTTGATTTTGCATAAAAGTTTTTTGGAGCAGGGTTTTGGGAAAAGCTTCCCATGCACAGTGATGGAGAAAAGTGCAGAACTGTGTCCTGGAGTTTGTCACACAATTTCTGAAGgtatttttagaatatttcatttcagaaagcataTGTACGGTCTGCTTACGTTTTAGAGCCTTTTCTTGACATTATTTGGTTTGTTGACCACAGTACTTGAGACAGAGATTGAAAATATGGGATTAAGTTTTTAAAGCACAATACTGCAAGTTAGTAATTTTTGTGATAGCAGTAATAGAAATGTGCAGTGTCTAATGGTACAAGAAGCTTTGTTATCTGAAAGGTCCATTTAATGCTAAT
The genomic region above belongs to Mycteria americana isolate JAX WOST 10 ecotype Jacksonville Zoo and Gardens chromosome 1, USCA_MyAme_1.0, whole genome shotgun sequence and contains:
- the LPAR6 gene encoding lysophosphatidic acid receptor 6, which gives rise to MVSSSCSTEDSFKYTLYGCIFSMVFVLGLIANCVAIYIFTCTLKMRNETTTYMLNLAISDLLFVFTLPFRIYYFVARNWPFGDILCKISVTLFYTNMYGSILFLTCISVDRFLAIVHPFRSKTLRTKRNAKIVCAAVWITVLAGSTPASFFQSTNHRNNTEQRTCFENFSEDTWKTYLSRIVIFIEIVGFFIPLILNVTCSTMVLRTLNKPLTLSRNKLSKKKVLKMIFVHLVIFCFCFVPYNITLILYSLMRTQTWINCSVVTAVRTMYPITLCIAVSNCCFDPIVYYFTSDTIQNSIKKNRSTRPRDMRFSERPVSESFIQHSLQTIKMKIFDSDSTT